A genomic segment from Zingiber officinale cultivar Zhangliang unplaced genomic scaffold, Zo_v1.1 ctg249, whole genome shotgun sequence encodes:
- the LOC122037255 gene encoding uncharacterized protein LOC122037255, whose protein sequence is MSFLHAVPPIGTPQVLIQADLGFSLFVFFEPTATVFSLFVFFEPTATTDFSRFAFFIDGDKRLLLRLLHRRRQTSPASSSSNLWRQQASPPRLESNFKRILLRVKKKVAMTRFSVSQEMKMIEEMLGSGGAYHMVPRADKRKEVPSQLKDSLC, encoded by the exons ATGTCTTTTCTTCATgctgttccaccaataggaacgcctcaagtcttgATACAAGCGG ATCTTGGCTTCTCCCTCTTCGTCTTCTTCGAACCAACGGCGACAGTCTTCTCCCTCTTCGTCTTCTTCGAACCGACAGCAACCACAGACTTCTCCCGCTTCGCCTTCTTCATCGACGGCGACAAACGTCTCCTGCTTCGCCTTCTTCATCGACGGCGACAAACTTCTCCTGCTTCGTCTTCTTCAAATCTGTGGCGACAGCAAGCTTCTCCACCTCGGTTGGAGTCCAACTTCAAGAGGATCTTGCTTCGGGTAAAAAAAAAG GTTGCAATGACTCGGTTTTCAGTAAGCCAAGAGATGAAAATGAT AGAAGAAATGCTAGGTTCaggaggagcatatcatatggTACCACGTGCAGACAAAAGAAAGGAGGTACCATCTCAGCTGAAGGACTCACTGTGCTAA
- the LOC122037243 gene encoding probable serine/threonine-protein kinase PBL28 isoform X1: MPPALAISANSTGNYAFQDCFSMEQKKKKRQISGSLNCFAGIYKPLDHWQLKGQTPSFKIRNCSSVFTLKEMEDATCMFSEENLLGKGGFGRVYKGTLKNGEIVAIKKMDLAPCKQADGEREFRVEVDILSRLEHPNLVTLIGYCADGRDRFLVYEYMPNGNLQDYLNGIREAKMDWPLRLKVALGAARALAYLHSSSAVGIPVLHRDFKSTNILLTQHFEAKISDFGLAKLMPNGEDIYATTKLLGTFGYFDPEYALTGKLTLQSDVYAYGVVLLELLTGRRAIELNQGPGDQNLLLQVRHLLNDRKKLRKVVDPEMAKGSYTMVSVSMFANLASRCVRLESSGRPSMAECVKELQLIICANMRV, translated from the exons ATGCCTCCTGCTCTTGCAATCTCAG CTAATTCGACCGGTAACTATGCTTTTCAAGATTGTTTCAGCATggaacaaaagaagaagaagaggcaaATCTCAGGATCATT GAACTGTTTTGCAGGGATATACAAGCCTCTAGATCATTGGCAGCTTAAAGGACAAACACCCTCTTTCAAAATCCGCAACTGCTCATCTGTGTTCACTCTGAAGGAGATGGAGGATGCGACATGTATGTTTAGCGAAGAGAACTTGCTCGGCAAGGGAGGATTTGGCAGGGTATACAAAGGTACTCTCAAGAATGGGGAG ATTGTAGCGATCAAGAAGATGGACTTAGCTCCCTGTAAACAAGCAGACGGCGAACGTGAGTTTCGCGTAGAAGTCGACATCTTGAGCAGGCTTGAACATCCAAACTTAGTTACACTGATTGGGTATTGTGCTGATGGAAGGGATAGGTTTCTGGTATATGAGTATATGCCAAATGGAAATCTTCAAGATTATTTAAATG GAATTAGGGAAGCAAAGATGGATTGGCCTTTGAGGCTAAAAGTAGCACTTGGAGCAGCAAGGGCTCTGGCATACCTTCATTCCAGCTCTGCTGTTGGTATTCCTGTTTTACACAGAGACTTCAAATCTACCAATATTCTCTTGACTCAACACTTTGAGGCCAAG ATTTCTGATTTTGGCCTGGCTAAACTAATGCCAAATGGTGAGGACATATATGCAACTACAAAGCTGCTTGGCACTTTCGGTTACTTCGATCCTGAGTATGCATTG ACAGGAAAACTCACCCTTCAAAGTGATGTCTATGCATACGGTGTGGTTTTACTTGAGCTATTAACAGGTCGAAGAGCAATAGAATTGAACCAGGGCCCTGGAGATCAAAATCTTTTATTGCAG GTTCGACATCTACTAAATGACCGTAAAAAGCTTCGTAAAGTTGTAGATCCTGAAATGGCTAAAGGCTCATATACCATGGTTTCTGTTTCCATGTTTGCAAATCTTGCTTCACGCTGTGTTAGATTGGAAAGCAGTGGAAGGCCATCAATGGCAGAGTGCGTGAAGGAACTTCAACTCATTATTTGTGCCAATATGAGAGTATAA
- the LOC122037243 gene encoding probable serine/threonine-protein kinase PBL28 isoform X2 has translation MLFKIVSAWNKRRRRGKSQDHWIYKPLDHWQLKGQTPSFKIRNCSSVFTLKEMEDATCMFSEENLLGKGGFGRVYKGTLKNGEIVAIKKMDLAPCKQADGEREFRVEVDILSRLEHPNLVTLIGYCADGRDRFLVYEYMPNGNLQDYLNGIREAKMDWPLRLKVALGAARALAYLHSSSAVGIPVLHRDFKSTNILLTQHFEAKISDFGLAKLMPNGEDIYATTKLLGTFGYFDPEYALTGKLTLQSDVYAYGVVLLELLTGRRAIELNQGPGDQNLLLQVRHLLNDRKKLRKVVDPEMAKGSYTMVSVSMFANLASRCVRLESSGRPSMAECVKELQLIICANMRV, from the exons ATGCTTTTCAAGATTGTTTCAGCATggaacaaaagaagaagaagaggcaaATCTCAGGATCATT GGATATACAAGCCTCTAGATCATTGGCAGCTTAAAGGACAAACACCCTCTTTCAAAATCCGCAACTGCTCATCTGTGTTCACTCTGAAGGAGATGGAGGATGCGACATGTATGTTTAGCGAAGAGAACTTGCTCGGCAAGGGAGGATTTGGCAGGGTATACAAAGGTACTCTCAAGAATGGGGAG ATTGTAGCGATCAAGAAGATGGACTTAGCTCCCTGTAAACAAGCAGACGGCGAACGTGAGTTTCGCGTAGAAGTCGACATCTTGAGCAGGCTTGAACATCCAAACTTAGTTACACTGATTGGGTATTGTGCTGATGGAAGGGATAGGTTTCTGGTATATGAGTATATGCCAAATGGAAATCTTCAAGATTATTTAAATG GAATTAGGGAAGCAAAGATGGATTGGCCTTTGAGGCTAAAAGTAGCACTTGGAGCAGCAAGGGCTCTGGCATACCTTCATTCCAGCTCTGCTGTTGGTATTCCTGTTTTACACAGAGACTTCAAATCTACCAATATTCTCTTGACTCAACACTTTGAGGCCAAG ATTTCTGATTTTGGCCTGGCTAAACTAATGCCAAATGGTGAGGACATATATGCAACTACAAAGCTGCTTGGCACTTTCGGTTACTTCGATCCTGAGTATGCATTG ACAGGAAAACTCACCCTTCAAAGTGATGTCTATGCATACGGTGTGGTTTTACTTGAGCTATTAACAGGTCGAAGAGCAATAGAATTGAACCAGGGCCCTGGAGATCAAAATCTTTTATTGCAG GTTCGACATCTACTAAATGACCGTAAAAAGCTTCGTAAAGTTGTAGATCCTGAAATGGCTAAAGGCTCATATACCATGGTTTCTGTTTCCATGTTTGCAAATCTTGCTTCACGCTGTGTTAGATTGGAAAGCAGTGGAAGGCCATCAATGGCAGAGTGCGTGAAGGAACTTCAACTCATTATTTGTGCCAATATGAGAGTATAA
- the LOC122037243 gene encoding probable serine/threonine-protein kinase PBL28 isoform X3: MRHVCLAKRTCSAREDLAGYTKIVAIKKMDLAPCKQADGEREFRVEVDILSRLEHPNLVTLIGYCADGRDRFLVYEYMPNGNLQDYLNGIREAKMDWPLRLKVALGAARALAYLHSSSAVGIPVLHRDFKSTNILLTQHFEAKISDFGLAKLMPNGEDIYATTKLLGTFGYFDPEYALTGKLTLQSDVYAYGVVLLELLTGRRAIELNQGPGDQNLLLQVRHLLNDRKKLRKVVDPEMAKGSYTMVSVSMFANLASRCVRLESSGRPSMAECVKELQLIICANMRV; the protein is encoded by the exons ATGCGACATGTATGTTTAGCGAAGAGAACTTGCTCGGCAAGGGAGGATTTGGCAGGGTATACAAAG ATTGTAGCGATCAAGAAGATGGACTTAGCTCCCTGTAAACAAGCAGACGGCGAACGTGAGTTTCGCGTAGAAGTCGACATCTTGAGCAGGCTTGAACATCCAAACTTAGTTACACTGATTGGGTATTGTGCTGATGGAAGGGATAGGTTTCTGGTATATGAGTATATGCCAAATGGAAATCTTCAAGATTATTTAAATG GAATTAGGGAAGCAAAGATGGATTGGCCTTTGAGGCTAAAAGTAGCACTTGGAGCAGCAAGGGCTCTGGCATACCTTCATTCCAGCTCTGCTGTTGGTATTCCTGTTTTACACAGAGACTTCAAATCTACCAATATTCTCTTGACTCAACACTTTGAGGCCAAG ATTTCTGATTTTGGCCTGGCTAAACTAATGCCAAATGGTGAGGACATATATGCAACTACAAAGCTGCTTGGCACTTTCGGTTACTTCGATCCTGAGTATGCATTG ACAGGAAAACTCACCCTTCAAAGTGATGTCTATGCATACGGTGTGGTTTTACTTGAGCTATTAACAGGTCGAAGAGCAATAGAATTGAACCAGGGCCCTGGAGATCAAAATCTTTTATTGCAG GTTCGACATCTACTAAATGACCGTAAAAAGCTTCGTAAAGTTGTAGATCCTGAAATGGCTAAAGGCTCATATACCATGGTTTCTGTTTCCATGTTTGCAAATCTTGCTTCACGCTGTGTTAGATTGGAAAGCAGTGGAAGGCCATCAATGGCAGAGTGCGTGAAGGAACTTCAACTCATTATTTGTGCCAATATGAGAGTATAA
- the LOC122037265 gene encoding protein ALTERED XYLOGLUCAN 4-like, producing MVPALISSYMPKLPYSNLEWGVIQKKVGPFLWLMVISTILVLFVMDSSTRFSSSVAVSHSGGLKQGSARSLPANDTDATSPELSSGDIGEVCDISEGKWVEEPRGSIYTNTTCPTMPDIKNCGKYGKDQSYVYWRWQPKGCDIPRFEPETFLGMVRGKKMAVIGDSLARDHVESLLCLLSQAEIPSITFRDEIDKCVTWNFPEHNFTLMVLWTEYIVETIPRIENGTVASYEIHLDKASRNWTEKLPGVDYAILSGGNWFFRAVHLYEGGKLIGCINCWEQNLTRYEVTYAIRRVVRTGLQFISTCKECEGLTTFLRTYTPSHFQNGSWFDGGYCNRTSPLDESQIRLTDVAWEIRNIQREEIARVRENHRGGKVKFGVLDITKAIMMRADGHPEGHWTKRAEGRANDCLHWCLPGPVDMWSDVLLATLMKNSLS from the exons ATGGTTCCTGCTCTGATCTCCTCCTACATGCCGAAGCTCCCCTACAGCAACCTCGAATGGGGTGTGATCCAGAAGAAGGTCGGCCCTTTCTTGTGGCTCATGGTGATCTCCACCATCCTCGTCCTCTTCGTCATGGATTCCTCAACGAGATTCAGCAGTAGTGTTGCGGTCAGTCATAGCGGAGGCCTAAAACAAGGCAGTGCTAGATCTCTGCCTGCTAATGACACCGATGCCACCTCCCCTGAGCTCTCTTCTG GTGACATCGGAGAGGTGTGTGACATATCAGAAGGTAAGTGGGTGGAAGAGCCCCGAGGTTCAATATACACCAACACCACATGCCCAACGATGCCGGATATAAAAAACTGCGGCAAGTATGGCAAGGATCAGAGCTACGTCTACTGGAGATGGCAACCCAAGGGCTGCGACATACCGCGGTTCGAGCCGGAGACATTTTTGGGCATGGTCAGGGGGAAGAAGATGGCCGTCATCGGCGATTCGCTGGCTCGAGATCACGTTGAGTCTCTGCTGTGTCTCTTGTCCCAG GCAGAGATTCCAAGCATCACTTTCAGGGATGAAATCGACAAATGCGTGACGTGGAACTTCCCGGAGCACAATTTCACCCTCATGGTGTTGTGGACGGAGTACATTGTGGAGACGATACCCAGGATCGAAAATGGAACAGTAGCTTCATATGAAATCCACTTGGACAAGGCGAGCAGGAATTGGACAGAGAAGCTTCCTGGCGTGGACTATGCCATTCTCTCAGGTGGCAACTGGTTCTTCAGAGCAGTCCACTTGTATGAAGGAGGGAAGCTTATTGGCTGTATAAACTGCTGGGAGCAAAACTTAACTCGTTATGAAGTTACTTATGCCATCAGAAGGGTGGTCAGAACAGGGCTCCAATTCATAAGCACATGCAAGGAGTGTGAAGGGCTTACCACCTTCTTGAGGACCTACACACCTTCACACTTTCAGAACGGGTCGTGGTTCGACGGAGGGTACTGCAACAGGACTAGTCCCTTGGATGAGAGCCAGATAAGGCTGACTGATGTTGCATGGGAGATTAGGAACATACAAAGGGAAGAAATTGCAAGAGTGAGAGAGAATCACAGGGGAGGCAAGGTCAAGTTTGGGGTGCTTGATATCACAAAAGCTATCATGATGAGGGCTGATGGTCATCCTGAGGGACATTGGACGAAGAGAGCTGAGGGAAGAGCGAATGACTGCTTGCATTGGTGCTTGCCGGGGCCTGTTGACATGTGGAGTGATGTGTTGCTAGCAACTCTCATGAAGAATTCTTTATCCTGA